Proteins encoded by one window of Salmo trutta chromosome 17, fSalTru1.1, whole genome shotgun sequence:
- the nipa2 gene encoding magnesium transporter NIPA2 isoform X2, translating to MGQDRGKYDFYIGLGLAISSSIFIGGSFILKKKGLLRLARKGQCRAGQGGHAYLKECLWWAGLLSMAAGEGANFAAYAFAPATLVTPLGALSVLVSAVLSSYFLSERLNLHGKLGCLLSILGSTTMVIHAPQEEEINSLDHMARKLVDPGFLVFATFVIIVALIFILVVGPRHGQTNIMVYITICSVIGALSVSCVKGLGIAIKEAIAGRPVLGNPLAWVLLLGLVACVSTQINYLNKALDIFNTSLVTPIYYVFFTTSVLSCSAILFKEWEHMAAADVIGTLSGFLTIIVGIFLLHAFKDLSVSLSTLAVSIRKDERPGPAANGVATRGGYELLHNDSTEMDLEEREVGLPFDNLSRRNGATTAS from the exons ATGGGCCAGGACAGAGGGAAGTATGATTTCTACATCGGCCTGGGACTCGCCATCAGCTCCAGCATCTTCATAGGAGGAAGCTTCATCCTCAAGAAGAAAGGACTTCTCCGCCTGGCCAGGAAGGGACAGTGTAGGGCAG GACAAGGTGGACACGCATATCTtaaagaatgtctctggtgggcCGGATTATTATCAA TGGCGGCTGGAGAAGGGGCTAACTTTGCAGCGTATGCCTTTGCTCCTGCTACGCTCGTCACCCCTCTGGGGGCCCTCAGTGTGCTGGTCAG TGCGGTGCTGTCGTCGTACTTCCTGTCAGAGCGTCTGAACCTGCACGGGAAGCTTGGATGTCTGCTCAGTATCTTGGGTTCTACTACCATGGTGATCCACGCCCCTCAGGAGGAAGAGATCAACAGCCTGGACCACATGGCTCGGAAACTGGTGGACCCAG gtttCCTGGTGTTTGCCACCTTCGTCATCATCGTAGCGCTCATCTTCATCCTGGTGGTTGGCCCTCGGCACGGCCAGACCAACATCATGGTGTACATTACCATCTGCTCTGTGATAGGAGCTCTGTCTGTGTCGTGTGTGAAAGGGTTGGGCATCGCCATCAAAGAAGCCATAGCTGGGAGGCCCGTGTTGGGGAACCCTTTAGCTTGGGTGTTACTGCTCGGATTGGTGGCCTGCGTCTCCACTCAGATCAACTACCTGAACAAAGCTCTGGATATCTTCAACACCTCTCTGGTCACACCTATCTACTACGTGTTCTTTACCACCTCAGTCCTCTCCTGCTCGGCCATCCTCTTCAAGGAGTGGGAGCACATGGCCGCCGCTGACGTTATCGGGACTCTGAGTGGATTCCTGACCATTATAGTTGGTATCTTTCTGCTCCATGCCTTTAAGGACCTTAGTGTGAGCCTGTCCACGTTGGCTGTGTCCATCAGGAAGGACGAGAGGCCCGGGCCGGCAGCTAACGGAGTGGCGACACGCGGCGGCTACGAACTGCTGCACAATGACTCCACGGAGATGgacctggaggagagggaggtgggccTGCCGTTTGACAACCTGTCCAGGAGGAATGGTGCCACGACAGCCTCTTAA
- the nipa2 gene encoding magnesium transporter NIPA2 isoform X1, producing the protein MEPTMLDQVCSLCDVTCRNGRVVSLVGDNCLADQQLLCVVVNVTNGTNNTSSITMGQDRGKYDFYIGLGLAISSSIFIGGSFILKKKGLLRLARKGQCRAGQGGHAYLKECLWWAGLLSMAAGEGANFAAYAFAPATLVTPLGALSVLVSAVLSSYFLSERLNLHGKLGCLLSILGSTTMVIHAPQEEEINSLDHMARKLVDPGFLVFATFVIIVALIFILVVGPRHGQTNIMVYITICSVIGALSVSCVKGLGIAIKEAIAGRPVLGNPLAWVLLLGLVACVSTQINYLNKALDIFNTSLVTPIYYVFFTTSVLSCSAILFKEWEHMAAADVIGTLSGFLTIIVGIFLLHAFKDLSVSLSTLAVSIRKDERPGPAANGVATRGGYELLHNDSTEMDLEEREVGLPFDNLSRRNGATTAS; encoded by the exons ATGGAACCAACTATGTTGGATCAGGTTTGTTCACTCTGTGATGTAACTTGTCGAAATG GTAGAGTGGTGTCACTGGTTGGTGACAACTGTTTGGCTGATCAGCAACTCCTGTGTGTTGTGGTCAATGTAACAAACGGTACGAACAACACATCCAGCATCACCATGGGCCAGGACAGAGGGAAGTATGATTTCTACATCGGCCTGGGACTCGCCATCAGCTCCAGCATCTTCATAGGAGGAAGCTTCATCCTCAAGAAGAAAGGACTTCTCCGCCTGGCCAGGAAGGGACAGTGTAGGGCAG GACAAGGTGGACACGCATATCTtaaagaatgtctctggtgggcCGGATTATTATCAA TGGCGGCTGGAGAAGGGGCTAACTTTGCAGCGTATGCCTTTGCTCCTGCTACGCTCGTCACCCCTCTGGGGGCCCTCAGTGTGCTGGTCAG TGCGGTGCTGTCGTCGTACTTCCTGTCAGAGCGTCTGAACCTGCACGGGAAGCTTGGATGTCTGCTCAGTATCTTGGGTTCTACTACCATGGTGATCCACGCCCCTCAGGAGGAAGAGATCAACAGCCTGGACCACATGGCTCGGAAACTGGTGGACCCAG gtttCCTGGTGTTTGCCACCTTCGTCATCATCGTAGCGCTCATCTTCATCCTGGTGGTTGGCCCTCGGCACGGCCAGACCAACATCATGGTGTACATTACCATCTGCTCTGTGATAGGAGCTCTGTCTGTGTCGTGTGTGAAAGGGTTGGGCATCGCCATCAAAGAAGCCATAGCTGGGAGGCCCGTGTTGGGGAACCCTTTAGCTTGGGTGTTACTGCTCGGATTGGTGGCCTGCGTCTCCACTCAGATCAACTACCTGAACAAAGCTCTGGATATCTTCAACACCTCTCTGGTCACACCTATCTACTACGTGTTCTTTACCACCTCAGTCCTCTCCTGCTCGGCCATCCTCTTCAAGGAGTGGGAGCACATGGCCGCCGCTGACGTTATCGGGACTCTGAGTGGATTCCTGACCATTATAGTTGGTATCTTTCTGCTCCATGCCTTTAAGGACCTTAGTGTGAGCCTGTCCACGTTGGCTGTGTCCATCAGGAAGGACGAGAGGCCCGGGCCGGCAGCTAACGGAGTGGCGACACGCGGCGGCTACGAACTGCTGCACAATGACTCCACGGAGATGgacctggaggagagggaggtgggccTGCCGTTTGACAACCTGTCCAGGAGGAATGGTGCCACGACAGCCTCTTAA